A genomic stretch from Hemicordylus capensis ecotype Gifberg chromosome 1, rHemCap1.1.pri, whole genome shotgun sequence includes:
- the GTF2H5 gene encoding general transcription factor IIH subunit 5: MVNVLKGILIECDPAMKQFLLYLDESNALGKKFIIQDLDETHVFVLAEMVNFLQERVGELMDQNSFPITQK, translated from the exons ATGGTGAATGTTTTGAAAGGAATTCTGATAGAATG CGACCCAGCCATGAAACAGTTTCTGCTATACTTGGATGAGTCAAATGCCTTGGGGAAGAAATTCATCATACAGGACTTGGATGAAACACATGTCTTTGTGTTAGCTGAGATGGTTAACTTTCTgcaggagagagtgggagagTTAATGGACCAGAACTCTTTCCCCATTACACAGAAATAG